Proteins encoded in a region of the Armatimonadota bacterium genome:
- the tsaE gene encoding tRNA (adenosine(37)-N6)-threonylcarbamoyltransferase complex ATPase subunit type 1 TsaE: protein MEYSVPDAAAMARLAAEVGRAFRPGDTVLLFGGLGAGKTTFVRGYLASLGLKDPVRSPTFNLVQMFETVPPVVHVDLYRVASDSGLGLEDTLESHVTLVEWPDRLGTWVDPADCWTVTIRHDGDGRNVVVAPPPGRLKKKKNPDIEPGR, encoded by the coding sequence GTGGAGTACTCCGTGCCGGACGCCGCTGCCATGGCCCGGCTCGCAGCCGAGGTCGGGCGCGCGTTCCGTCCGGGCGACACGGTGCTCCTTTTCGGCGGACTCGGGGCCGGCAAGACGACCTTCGTCCGAGGCTATCTCGCCTCGTTGGGGCTCAAGGACCCCGTCCGCTCGCCGACCTTCAACCTCGTCCAGATGTTCGAAACGGTCCCGCCTGTCGTCCACGTCGACCTCTACCGGGTCGCATCGGACTCGGGGCTCGGACTGGAAGACACCTTGGAAAGCCATGTGACCTTAGTGGAGTGGCCCGACCGTCTGGGGACATGGGTCGATCCTGCAGACTGTTGGACGGTGACCATCCGCCACGATGGCGACGGCCGGAACGTCGTCGTCGCCCCTCCGCCGGGCCGGTTGAAGAAGAAAAAAAACCCGGACATCGAGCCCGGGCGGTAA
- a CDS encoding helix-turn-helix transcriptional regulator — MRFAVASLAASPTKAVVSEAAFSGDSKEWTQPSDLWSALYYHHGNALTVNTVTFAVECGDVALIPPGARVVHSMVGDGTFHTAVRFNLPGSGFPRRAVPYLSSGMASTWGDWRDAIDKSDKSPLAAVAFVWHLVWKVSCDLDVIPGHEAISASETWILDNLHRKFTVQELCEAVEVSQRQLLRLFQAEHGTSVQEYVLQRRIQESTRLLMNTALSVKQVAARVGFNDLQHFNKVMREATGSSPRRFKEISHRPKHG; from the coding sequence ATGCGGTTTGCGGTGGCATCGCTGGCCGCTTCGCCGACGAAGGCCGTCGTGAGCGAAGCAGCGTTCTCAGGAGATTCGAAGGAGTGGACACAGCCGTCCGATCTATGGTCGGCCCTTTATTACCACCACGGCAACGCCCTAACGGTTAATACCGTGACGTTCGCGGTCGAGTGCGGGGACGTGGCCCTCATACCCCCGGGAGCGCGCGTCGTCCATTCGATGGTCGGGGACGGAACGTTCCATACGGCCGTCCGGTTCAACCTTCCCGGCTCGGGTTTCCCTCGTCGTGCCGTGCCTTACCTGTCGAGCGGAATGGCTTCGACGTGGGGCGATTGGCGGGACGCGATCGACAAGAGCGACAAGAGCCCGCTGGCTGCGGTCGCGTTCGTCTGGCACCTTGTCTGGAAAGTGTCCTGCGATCTCGACGTGATCCCCGGCCACGAAGCGATTTCGGCCTCGGAGACGTGGATCCTGGACAACCTGCACAGGAAGTTCACGGTGCAGGAACTCTGTGAAGCGGTCGAAGTCTCCCAACGCCAATTGCTGAGGCTGTTCCAGGCCGAGCACGGCACGAGCGTCCAGGAGTACGTCCTCCAACGGAGGATCCAGGAGTCGACGCGGCTCCTCATGAACACGGCCCTTTCGGTCAAGCAGGTCGCGGCCAGGGTCGGGTTCAACGACCTTCAGCACTTCAACAAAGTGATGCGGGAGGCGACGGGCTCGTCACCGAGACGGTTCAAAGAGATCAGTCACCGCCCGAAGCACGGCTAA